One window of Pogoniulus pusillus isolate bPogPus1 chromosome 31, bPogPus1.pri, whole genome shotgun sequence genomic DNA carries:
- the CLDN20 gene encoding claudin-20, with amino-acid sequence MASASLQFFAFILALFGVFGDITATLLPNWKVNADVGSNIITAITQMQGLWMDCTWYSTGMFSCTLKYSVLSLPIYIQAARTTMVLSCILSAFGICITTVGMKCTKLGGDTDSKSHACFAGGVCFILAGIFGLVPTSWYTREIISNFLDQAIPESSKHEPGGAVYTGFISAGFLLIAGVIFCTSCFKKQQGAWIYPSKQHHFPSTEQESNAGYNLQDYV; translated from the coding sequence ATGgcatcagcaagtctgcagttctttgctttcattctggctttgtttggtgtttttggaGACATCACAGCCACCCTGCTACCAAACTGGAAGGTTAATGCAGACGTTGGTTCAAACATAATAACGGCTATAACCCAGATGCAAGGACTTTGGATGGACTGCACGTGGTACAGCACGGGGATGTTTAGCTGCACCCTGAAGTACtccgttctctctctccccatctaCATCCAGGCTGCGCGGACCACCATGGTACTGTCTTGTATCCTGTCAGCCTTTGGGATCTGCATCACTACAGTTGGAATGAAATGCACTAAGTTGGGAGGGGACACTGACAGCAAGAGTCACGCTTGTTTTGCTGGAGGAGTCTGCTTCATTCTTGCAGGCATCTTTGGATTAGTACCAACATCCTGGTACACACGAGAAATTATTTCAAATTTCCTGGACCAGGCCATTCCAGAAAGCAGCAAACACGAACCAGGAGGAGCAGTTTACACTGGATTCATTTCAGCAGGGTTTCTGCTTATCGCAGGTGTGATCTTCTGTACTTCCTGCTTTAAAAAGCAGCAAGGAGCATGGATTTACCCTTCGAAGCAGCACCATTTTCCAtccacagagcaggagagcaacGCAGGTTACAACCTGCAGGACTATGTGTAA